The following proteins come from a genomic window of Sorghum bicolor cultivar BTx623 chromosome 3, Sorghum_bicolor_NCBIv3, whole genome shotgun sequence:
- the LOC8075448 gene encoding calcium permeable stress-gated cation channel 1 isoform X1, which produces MATIQDIGLSAAINILGAVVFLLAFAFLRLQPINDRVYFPKWYLKGARESPSHGGTFVRKFVNLDMRSYLKFLSWMPAALKMPEDELISHSGLDSAVYLRIYLVGLKIFAPISVLAFIVLVPVNWTNDTLQFSKVEHSNIDKLSISNIPVGSKRFIAHLAMAYVFTFWTCYVLLREYGIVAKMRLRFLSSEKRRPDQFTVLVRNIPPDPDESISELVEHFFLVNHPDHYLTHQVVYNANKLAKLVKEKANMQNWLDYYQLKFERNASKRPTTKTGFLGCFGTKVDAIQYYTSEIERIENEEAEEREKIVKDPKSVVPAAFVSFRSRWGAAVCAQTQQTSNPTVWLTEWAPEPRDVYWDNLSIPFVSLTVRRLIVAVAFFFLNFFYVIPIAFVQSLANIEGIEKAAPFLKPLIEEPTIKSFIQGFLPGIALKIFLILLPSILMFMSKVEGLTSISSLERRSASKYYIFIFFNVFLASIIAGSALEQLKSYIHQSANEIPRTIGEAIPMKATFFITYTMVDGWAGVAGEILRLKPLVIFHLKNFFLVKTEKDREEAMDPGSIGFDSSEPQIQLYFLLGLVYAAVTPFLLPFVLIFFGFAYVVYRHQIINVYNQEYESAAAFWPSVHGRIITALIVSQFLLLGLLSTKGAGQSTPVLLVLPVVTFYFHKYCKNRYEPTFVKCPLQEAMKKDTLERAREPGFDLKGYLMNAYIHPVFKGDEDDEKFSIADEPETEQVLVATKRQSRRNTPVPSKYNGSESPSLPEIVNDQRL; this is translated from the exons ATGGCTACTATCCAAGATATAGGACTCTCTGCAGCTATCAACATACTGGGTGCTGTAGTGTTCCTACTTGCATTTGCTTTCCTTCGGCTGCAGCCAATCAATGATAGGGTTTACTTCCCAAAATGGTACCTCAAAGGCGCAAGAGAGAGTCCAAGTCATGGGGGTACATTTGTCCGGAAATTTGTCAATTTGGACATGCGTTCATACTTGAAATTCTTAAGTTGGATGCCTGCTGCTCTCAAAATGCCCGAGGATGAGTTGATTAGCCATTCAGGTCTGGATTCAGCTGTGTATCTGAGGATTTACTTGGTTGG acttaaaatatttgctcCAATCTCAGTTCTAGCTTTCATTGTTCTTGTCCCTGTTAATTGGACCAATGATACTCTGCAATTCTCGAAGGTAGAGCACAGCAACATTGATAAGCTCTCAATATCAAACATACCAGTTGGATCAAAAAG GTTTATAGCCCACTTGGCAATGGCTTATGTTTTCACATTTTGGACCTGCTATGTACTATTACGTGAGTACGGAATAGTTGCAAAAATGAGACTGCGATTTCTTTCATCAGAGAAACGCAGACCAGATCAGTTCACG GTTCTTGTGCGAAATATACCGCCTGATCCAGATGAATCAATTAGTGAGCTTGTGGAACATTTCTTTCTTGTCAATCATCCTGATCACTATCTGACGCATCAG GTTGTTTACAATGCAAATAAGCTTGCTAAATTGGTGAAAGAGAAAGCAAATATGCAGAATTGGCTTGACTACTATCAGCTGAAGTTTGAAAGAAATGCATCTAAAAGGCCTACTACTAAG ACTGGTTTTCTTGGTTGTTTTGGTACGAAGGTGGATGCTATTCAATACTACACATCAGAAATTGAGAGGATAGAAAATGAA GAAGCAGAAGAGCGTGAGAAAATTGTAAAGGATCCCAAATCAGTTGTTCCAGCAGCATTTGTTTCCTTCCGATCACGTTGGGGTGCAGCAGTTTGTGCTCAGACACAACAAACCAGTAATCCAACTGTTTGGTTGACTGAATGGGCCCCAGAACCTCGCGATGTGTACTGGGATAATTTGTCTATTCCATTTGTCTCCCTTACAGTTCGAAGGCTGATAGTTGCAGTGGCATTCTTCTTCCTGAACTTCTTTTATGTGATCCCAATAGCATTTGTTCAGTCTCTTGCAAATATTGAAGGGATCGAGAAGGCAGCTCCATTTCTGAAGCCTCTGATTGAAGA GCCTACTATTAAATCATTCATCCAAGGTTTCCTTCCGGGAATTGCTCTGAAGATCTTCCTTATATTGCTCCCAAGCATATTAATGTTTATGTCTAAGGTTGAAGGATTGACGTCAATATCTTCACTGGAGAGAAGATCTGCATCCAAGTATTATATCTTCATATTCTTCAATGTGTTTCTGGCAAGCATTATTGCAGGATCTGCTTTAGAGCAGCTAAAAAGCTATATTCATCAGTCAGCAAATGA AATACCAAGGACAATTGGTGAAGCAATTCCAATGAAGGCAACCTTTTTTATAACATATACAATGGTTGATGGTTGGGCTGGGGTAGCTGGTGAAATATTAAGATTGAAGCCACTAGTGATCTTCCACTTGAAAAACTTTTTCTTGGTCAAGActgagaaagacagagaagaggccATGGACCCTGGAAGTATTGGTTTTGACTCAAGTGAACCTCAAATTCAGCTATATTTCTTACTTGGTCTTGTCTATGCAGCAGTGACACCATTTTTGCTCCCTTTTGTATTGATATTCTTTGGGTTTGCATACGTTGTATACCGCCACCAG ATAATAAATGTGTATAATCAAGAATACGAGAGTGCAGCAGCATTTTGGCCAAGTGTTCATGGACGTATAATCACAGCATTGATTGTATCACAGTTTCTTCTCCTTGGATTACTTAGCACAAAAGGCGCTGGGCAGTCAACACCTGTGCTCCTTGTTCTTCCTGTCGTAACCTTTTATTTCCACAAATACTGCAAGAACCGCTATGAACCGACTTTTGTAAAATGTCCATTGCAG GAGGCAATGAAGAAGGATACCCTAGAACGTGCCAGAGAGCCAGGATTTGATCTCAAAGGATACCTAATGAATGCCTACATCCACCCTGTGTTCAAAGGTGATGAGGACGATGAGAAGTTCTCAATCGCTGATGAACCAGAAACAGAGCAAGTTCTGGTGGCAACCAAGCGGCAGTCCAGGCGGAACACCCCTGTGCCCAGTAAATACAATGGGTCGGAATCACCTTCGCTTCCTGAAATTGTAAATGATCAACGGCTATAA
- the LOC8075448 gene encoding calcium permeable stress-gated cation channel 1 isoform X2, with protein MAYVFTFWTCYVLLREYGIVAKMRLRFLSSEKRRPDQFTVLVRNIPPDPDESISELVEHFFLVNHPDHYLTHQVVYNANKLAKLVKEKANMQNWLDYYQLKFERNASKRPTTKTGFLGCFGTKVDAIQYYTSEIERIENEEAEEREKIVKDPKSVVPAAFVSFRSRWGAAVCAQTQQTSNPTVWLTEWAPEPRDVYWDNLSIPFVSLTVRRLIVAVAFFFLNFFYVIPIAFVQSLANIEGIEKAAPFLKPLIEEPTIKSFIQGFLPGIALKIFLILLPSILMFMSKVEGLTSISSLERRSASKYYIFIFFNVFLASIIAGSALEQLKSYIHQSANEIPRTIGEAIPMKATFFITYTMVDGWAGVAGEILRLKPLVIFHLKNFFLVKTEKDREEAMDPGSIGFDSSEPQIQLYFLLGLVYAAVTPFLLPFVLIFFGFAYVVYRHQIINVYNQEYESAAAFWPSVHGRIITALIVSQFLLLGLLSTKGAGQSTPVLLVLPVVTFYFHKYCKNRYEPTFVKCPLQEAMKKDTLERAREPGFDLKGYLMNAYIHPVFKGDEDDEKFSIADEPETEQVLVATKRQSRRNTPVPSKYNGSESPSLPEIVNDQRL; from the exons ATGGCTTATGTTTTCACATTTTGGACCTGCTATGTACTATTACGTGAGTACGGAATAGTTGCAAAAATGAGACTGCGATTTCTTTCATCAGAGAAACGCAGACCAGATCAGTTCACG GTTCTTGTGCGAAATATACCGCCTGATCCAGATGAATCAATTAGTGAGCTTGTGGAACATTTCTTTCTTGTCAATCATCCTGATCACTATCTGACGCATCAG GTTGTTTACAATGCAAATAAGCTTGCTAAATTGGTGAAAGAGAAAGCAAATATGCAGAATTGGCTTGACTACTATCAGCTGAAGTTTGAAAGAAATGCATCTAAAAGGCCTACTACTAAG ACTGGTTTTCTTGGTTGTTTTGGTACGAAGGTGGATGCTATTCAATACTACACATCAGAAATTGAGAGGATAGAAAATGAA GAAGCAGAAGAGCGTGAGAAAATTGTAAAGGATCCCAAATCAGTTGTTCCAGCAGCATTTGTTTCCTTCCGATCACGTTGGGGTGCAGCAGTTTGTGCTCAGACACAACAAACCAGTAATCCAACTGTTTGGTTGACTGAATGGGCCCCAGAACCTCGCGATGTGTACTGGGATAATTTGTCTATTCCATTTGTCTCCCTTACAGTTCGAAGGCTGATAGTTGCAGTGGCATTCTTCTTCCTGAACTTCTTTTATGTGATCCCAATAGCATTTGTTCAGTCTCTTGCAAATATTGAAGGGATCGAGAAGGCAGCTCCATTTCTGAAGCCTCTGATTGAAGA GCCTACTATTAAATCATTCATCCAAGGTTTCCTTCCGGGAATTGCTCTGAAGATCTTCCTTATATTGCTCCCAAGCATATTAATGTTTATGTCTAAGGTTGAAGGATTGACGTCAATATCTTCACTGGAGAGAAGATCTGCATCCAAGTATTATATCTTCATATTCTTCAATGTGTTTCTGGCAAGCATTATTGCAGGATCTGCTTTAGAGCAGCTAAAAAGCTATATTCATCAGTCAGCAAATGA AATACCAAGGACAATTGGTGAAGCAATTCCAATGAAGGCAACCTTTTTTATAACATATACAATGGTTGATGGTTGGGCTGGGGTAGCTGGTGAAATATTAAGATTGAAGCCACTAGTGATCTTCCACTTGAAAAACTTTTTCTTGGTCAAGActgagaaagacagagaagaggccATGGACCCTGGAAGTATTGGTTTTGACTCAAGTGAACCTCAAATTCAGCTATATTTCTTACTTGGTCTTGTCTATGCAGCAGTGACACCATTTTTGCTCCCTTTTGTATTGATATTCTTTGGGTTTGCATACGTTGTATACCGCCACCAG ATAATAAATGTGTATAATCAAGAATACGAGAGTGCAGCAGCATTTTGGCCAAGTGTTCATGGACGTATAATCACAGCATTGATTGTATCACAGTTTCTTCTCCTTGGATTACTTAGCACAAAAGGCGCTGGGCAGTCAACACCTGTGCTCCTTGTTCTTCCTGTCGTAACCTTTTATTTCCACAAATACTGCAAGAACCGCTATGAACCGACTTTTGTAAAATGTCCATTGCAG GAGGCAATGAAGAAGGATACCCTAGAACGTGCCAGAGAGCCAGGATTTGATCTCAAAGGATACCTAATGAATGCCTACATCCACCCTGTGTTCAAAGGTGATGAGGACGATGAGAAGTTCTCAATCGCTGATGAACCAGAAACAGAGCAAGTTCTGGTGGCAACCAAGCGGCAGTCCAGGCGGAACACCCCTGTGCCCAGTAAATACAATGGGTCGGAATCACCTTCGCTTCCTGAAATTGTAAATGATCAACGGCTATAA
- the LOC8074978 gene encoding GPI mannosyltransferase 2, with translation MAPPVAGVVRLAAASRVLVLSLYLLARLLFRPYDTSATLNPPCLSSPPLFPDPNTPVSTAISSLAVWDGVHFARPAECGYEYEQSFAFLPLLPASLALLARSLFAPLVPILGYRAVLVLSGYVLNNVAFVAAAAYFYRLSLLILKDQKAAYRASVLFCFNPASVFYSSLYSESLYALFSLGGMFYLFSGANTVAVIMLALSGSARSNGALNAGYFCFQALLQAYDAAVQKKRPLLAMQALVIGALRSIFIFVPFFAFQAYGYLNICVHGSSEELRPWCKAKVPLLYGFIQSHYWGVGFLRYFQVKQLPNFLLASPVLSLAVYSIVHYTKLLHRLFQTSSIHKQIITALEERSVVSYRRSDDVTILSELSAGLTKKAQGNSTVKQRKSVAAETASATFHDTMSAKQNMEENQDACSILLLPFVLHLVFMTFTAFFVMHVQVSTRFLSASPPIYWAAAHILASPSRSSKRWGYLICVYFIAYILLGSLLFSNFYPFT, from the exons ATGGCGCCGCCGGTCGCCGGCGTCGTGCGTCTCGCCGCGGCCTCCCGCGTGTTAGTCCTCTCCCTCTACCTGCTCGCCCGCCTCCTCTTCCGCCCCTACGACACCTCCGCCACTCTCAACCCACCCTGCCTCTCCTCTCCCCCCTTGTTCCCGGATCCCAACACGCCCGTCTCCACCGCTATCTCGTCGCTGGCCGTGTGGGACGGCGTCCACTTCGCCCGACCCGCGGAGTGCGGCTACGAGTACGAGCAGTCCTTCGCCTTCCTTCCGCTCCTCCCCGCCTCCCTCGCGCTCCTCGCACGATCGC TGTTCGCGCCGCTAGTGCCGATACTAGGGTACAGGGCCGTGCTCGTGCTCTCCGGCTATGTCCTCAACAACGTCGCATTCGTTGCTGCCGCGGCCTACTTCTACAG ATTGTCTTTGCTGATTTTGAAGGACCAGAAAGCAGCTTACCGAGCATCTGTTCTGTTTTGTTTCAACCCTGCTTCTGTGTTCTACTCATCACT GTATTCAGAAAGTCTTTATGCACTTTTTTCTCTTGGAGGCATGTTCTACCTGTTTTCGGGTGCTAATACTGTTGCAGTGATAATGCTCGCTCTGTCTGGTTCAGCTAGGTCAAATGGAGCACTTAATGCTGGTTATTTCTGTTTTCAGGCCTTGCTACAAGCATATGATGCCGCTGTCCAAAAGAAAAGGCCCTTG TTGGCGATGCAGGCCCTTGTGATTGGAGCTTTGCGCTCCATTTTCATATTTGTACCTTTCTTtgctttccaagcatatggataTTTGAACATATGTGTACATGGGAGCTCAGAGGAATTGAGGCCGTGGTGCAAAGCAAAAGTTCCCTTGTTGTATGGATTCATTCAGAGCCACTACTG GGGAGTTGGTTTCTTGAGGTACTTCCAAGTGAAACAGCTGCCAAACTTTCTTTTGGCTTCACCAGTACTTTCTCTTGCGGTTTATTCTATTGTCCATTACACAAAATTGCTTCACCGACTTTTCCAAACAAGTAGCATCCACAAGCAGATTATCACTGCTCTCGAGGAAAGGTCCGTTGTGTCATATAGAAGATCCGATGATGTGACAATTTTGAGTGAACTTTCTGCTGGACTCACTAAGAAAGCACAAG GAAACTCTACGGTTAAACAGAGAAAATCGGTTGCTGCCGAAACAGCTTCTGCAACGTTCCATGATACAATGTCAGCTAAACAAAATATGGAAGAGAATCAAGATGCATGCTCCATATTACTACTTCCATTTGTTCTGCATCTAGTCTTCATGACATTCACAGCCTTCTTTGTGATGCATGTCCAG GTGTCCACACGGTTTCTATCCGCTAGTCCGCCCATTTACTGGGCTGCTGCACATATTTTGGCTTCTCCGAGCCGATCCTCCAAAAGATGGGGCTACTTGATCTGTGTCTATTTCATCGCATACATACTTCTAGGTAGTCTGCTCTTCTCCAATTTCTACCCGTTCACGTAA